One stretch of Armigeres subalbatus isolate Guangzhou_Male chromosome 2, GZ_Asu_2, whole genome shotgun sequence DNA includes these proteins:
- the LOC134209474 gene encoding uncharacterized protein LOC134209474, with product MEHLGKSKEIATKRFMGLERRLTANPEMKALYTEFIQEYLLMGHMREAREEEEPIHSYYLPHHAVMKPGSTTTKLRVVFDASCATDSGVSLNDTLIVEPVVQDDLLSILLRIRLQKYAIVADVERMYRMINVVEQDQPLQSILWRESVDQPIRMYQLSTVTYGTSSALYLATRSLKKCAEEGEQAYPAAAKVVKRNFYVDDMLTGAKSVKEGQSLCRDVSSLLSSAGFNLRKWHPNQPAILKIIPRYLRDKREVLDIDSSSTVKTLGLCWEPATDKFWFKMPLWKQSLPITQRIVLSDFARLFDPYELAGPVIMQAKMFL from the coding sequence ATGGAACATTTGGGAAAGTCAAAGGAGATAGCAACCAAACGGTTCATGGGCTTGGAGCGCCGTCTGACTGCAAATCCAGAAATGAAGGCCCTCTATActgaattcatccaggagtaTTTACTGATGGGCCATATGCGAGAAGCACGTGAGGAGGAAGAACCTATCCACAGCTATTATTTGCCACACCATGCAGTTATGAAACCGGGCAGTACGACAACGAAGCTCAGAGTTGTTTTTGACGCCTCATGTGCTACAGATTCTGGAGTTTCCCTGAACGACACACTGATTGTAGAACCGGTGGTCCAAGACGATTTGCTGTCAATACTGCTTCGTATCCGCCTCCAGAAATACGCTATAGTCGCTGACGTAGAGAGAATGTATCGAATGATCAACGTAGTCGAACAAGATCAGCCATTGCAAAGCATTCTTTGGCGAGAGTCCGTCGATCAGCCAATTCGAATGTATCAGTTAAGTACAGTGACTTACGGCACTTCGTCAGCGCTGTACTTAGCAACTCGAAGTCTGAAGAAGTGTGCCGAAGAAGGAGAACAGGCGTATCCTGCTGCAGCCAAGGTCGTAAAGCGCAATTTCTATGTCGATGACATGCTAACTGGTGCGAAATCTGTCAAGGAAGGACAAAGCCTGTGTCGCGATGTTTCGTCGCTACTCAGTTCTGCTGGTTTCAATCTCCGGAAGTGGCACCCTAATCAGCCAGCAATCTTAAAGATAATTCCAAGATATTTGCGAGACAAGCGAGAAGTTTTAGACATCGATTCGTCGTCTACCGTGAAGACCCTTGGACTATGTTGGGAGCCAGCTACAGATAAGTTCTGGTTCAAAATGCCACTCTGGAAGCAGTCGTTACCTATTACGCAACGTATCGTTCTTTCTGACTTCGCTCGTTTGTTCGATCCGTACGAATTAGCAGGGCCAGTGATTATGCAGGCGAAGATGTTTCTCTGA